The segment AGGGGCCGATCTGGTTCTCAGCCGGGCCTTTCGGCCCTGGCCGGACTTTCTTGAACTGGCCCGCCCGCTGCTCACTCCCACGGGCTTGGCCCTAGTCATGGCTTCCGGGCCGATTCCCGCTGAACTTCCCGCCGGATGGGAACCGGCCGGATCTATGATCTACCCCTCGCCGTCCGGTCGGCGCTGGTTCTGGGCCATGTCGCCCATCATGGCCCCCAGCTGACTGTTCTTGAAGATCAACTTGGTGGCCACCTCGTTGGCCAAGTCGCCAGCGTCCATGACCTGCTCAAGAAAATCGAGCATCTCATGCTTGCGATCCTCGGCCGAATACTCGAAATCCTCCTCCATCCGGCCCGAAGCCATGTACTCGACGAGTTCGCCGAGATCCTTGTCCGTGATCATGGTCTTCCTCCGGCCGGTCTAGGCTTCCGATGTCTCGGCACCCCCGGCCTGGCCGACAACGGCCGCCAGTTCCTCCAGGGAAAAGATCTTGTCGATGTCCAGGATGATGATGAAGTCGTCTTCCTGACGGCCCATGCCCCGGATGAAGGAGCTGTCGATGGTCGTACCCATCTTGGGCGGGGCCTCGATCTGGGCGGCGTCCATCTCGAAGACCTCCCGGACCGAATCCACCACGGCCCCCATCTGGGTGGCCTCGTCATCGTACATGACGTCGACGATGATGATGCAGGTGTTGACCGTGTCCTCGATGGTCTTCATGCCGAATTTCAAACGCAGGTCCACCACCGGCACGGCATGGCCTCGCAGGTTCATCACCCCGCGCATGAACTCCGGAGTTCGCGGTATCCTGGTGATGGTGGTCATCTGCAGGACCTCCTTCACCGTGTCCGTGGCCAGGGCATAGATCTCCTTGTCCAGGGCAAAGGTCAGATACTGGTTGGTCGTATGTTCGGATCCCTCGCTCATACTCTCTCCTTACGTCTGATCACGTCCTGATTGCGGGCCAGATGGCCGGCAATCCTTGCGCTCGCCTCTAGCCGACGGACAGGGCAAAAAGCCCTGTCCGTCAATCCCAACGCCTGGAAGAAACCTAGAAGCGTTCGAAATCGTCATCCTCGGTATCCTTGCCCATTTCCAGAGCCAGTCCGGACCCCCGACGGGCCCCGCCAGTCGAGCTCTTGGCGGCCAATGCCGGCCGCTTCTGGGTTCTGGACCCGCCCCCGGATGGACGATGGGGCTTGGAGACCCTGGAAACCCTGGAGCCTCCGAGATCGACCCGGAAGAAGCTCATGGAGGATTGCATCTGTTCGGCCTGGCTGGAGAGTTCCTCGGAAGTGGAGGCCATCTCCTCGGAAGCCGAGGCATTCTGCTGAATGACCTGATCCAGTTGCTGGATGGCCTTGTTGATCTGCTCGGCCCCGGAATTCTGCTCGTTGCTGGCCGCGCTTATCTCCTGGACCAGCTCTGCCGTCTTCTGGATGTCCGGCACCAGCTTGACCAGCATCTGCCCGGCCTGATCAGCCATGGTCACCGTGGAGGTCGACAGCTCGCTGATCTCGCCGGCCGCGGCTCCGCTCCGTTCGGCCAGCTTGCGGACCTCGGCGGCCACGACGGCGAAGCCCTTGCCGTGCTCGCCGGCCCGGGCCGCCTCGATGGCCGCGTTCAGGGCCAGCAGGTTGGTCTGCCGGGCGATCTCCTCGATGATGGAGATCTTTTCGGCGATGTTCTTCATGGCGCCCACGGCCTCGACCACGGCCTCGCCGCTCTTCTTGGCGTCACCGGCCGCCTGCAGGGAGATCTTCTCGGTCTGCTGGGCGTTGTCCGCGTTCTGGCGGATGTTGCTGGTCATCTCCTCCATGCTCGAGGACACTTCCTCAATGGACGCGGCCTGCTCCGTGGCCCCCTGGGACAACTGCTCGGCCGAGGCGCTCATCTCCTCGCTCCCCGAAGCCACGTTCTCCCCGGCCGACTGGACCTCGGCCACCACTTCCCGGAGCTTGTGGACCATTTCGTTCAGGGCCTTGGCCAGGTCCCCGATCTCGTCCTTCTGGTCCACGTCCAGTTCCTTGGTGAAATCGCCCTCGGACATGGCCTGGGCAAAGGCCACGCCCTTGAAGACCGGCCCGGTGATGGCCCGGGTCATGAGCAGGGCGATGATGATGGCCAAAATCACAGCGATGATCAGACCGACGATGACCACCATGGACGACATCGACAGACTGCTGACCGCCTCGTTGGCGATGTGCTGGGTATGTTCCATGCCGGCCTGGGCCAGTTCCACGGCCACGGTCTGGGCCTCCTGACCTGCAAGAGTTCGAAGCTTGCCGACCTCGGCCAGTCGCTGAAAGTCGCGGAAAAAGGCTTCCATGGCTGCCTTGTACTGGTTCTTGGCCGTGTCTATATTGGCCAATTGATCGAGGTTGACCTTCTGGCGGGTGGTGGTCCGGATGTCGGACAAGAGCTTGTCGACCTTGGGGAAATTGGTCAGGGCGGCCTCGAACACGGCCACGTCGCCTGTGGCCTGGGCCTGATAATTCTTGATCCGGATATCGTTGCCCAGATCGACGATGTCATTGATCCAGTTGATCTTGTCCAGACGCTCCTGGAGCTTAGCCACGGAGTCGCCGTCCTGGATCTGCTTTTCCATGGCCTCGTTCTGGCTTTCCAAATAGGCGACGCAATTACTCACGTACAGGGCCGCGGCCTCGTTCATCCTGGTCCGACCGGCGGCCATGGAGGTGATCAGGGCGTTGGTCTCCTCGGCCAGCTTGAAGTACTCGTCCACTGCATTCTGGGCCTGCTTGACCTTTTCGACCAGCTGGACCAGTTGGGGAAATTTCTGGCCATGGTTCCTGGCATCGGCCAAGGAGGCCTGCACGGCAGTCATGCTCTTTTTGGAGGCATCCCAGAAACTAGTCTGTTCGCTGTAGGCATAGCCCCGCATCTCGTACATGAGACTCTGCACGTTCCGCTCGAAGTCCCCAGCAATGGCCACTTCCGGAACGTACTCCTCGGCCAGCCGAACGGACTCTGCTTCCACGGTCTTCATGGAATAAACCGCAATTCCTCCCAGCACACAGGAAATGGCTATCAGCAGGCCAAATCCCAATCCCAGTTTCATCGCCAATCTCATGTTCTTCAGCATACCTTCCTCCTCAATGCTTCCCGATGATACACCATCACCACACGGCCCGCCAACAACGCGGTCATTGTCTACACTGTGTTACCTTGACCGAAAATTGGGCCAAGGTAAATACTGGAATGCAGGAACCGATTAAAATTTTTCGCCCGCTGCCCCTGGCCCCCAGGACCGAAGCCCAGGTTAGAACCGCTCGAATTCCTCGTCCTCGGTGTCCTTGCCCATGTTCAGGGCCAGACCGGACCCTCGACGCTCCCGGGACGGAGCGGGTTTCTTGGACGTCCGGGCCGCCGGTCGGGCAACGGCCCTGGCCGACCGGGTCCCGCCCTGGTCGACCCTAAAGAAACTCATGGCCGACTGCATCTGTTCGGCCTGACTGGAAAGCTCCTCGGACGTCGAGGCCATCTCCTCCGAGGCAGAGGCATTCTGCTGAATGACCTGATCCAGTTGCTGGATGGCCTTGTTGATCTGCTCGGCGCCGGAATTCTGCTCGTTGCTGGCCGCACTGATCTCCTGGACAAGTTCGGCCGTCTTCTGGATGTTGGGTACCAGCTTGAGCAGCATCTGCCCGGCCTGGTCGGCCATGGTCACCGTGGACGATGACAGCTCGCTGATCTCCCCGGCCGCGGCCCCGCTGCGTTCGGCCAGCTTACGTACCTCGGCGGCCACAACGGCGAAGCCCTTGCCATGCTCACCGGCCCGGGCCGCCTCAATGGCTGCGTTCAGGGCCAGCAAATTCGTCTGCCGGGCGATCTCCTCGATAATGGAGATCTTCTCGGCGATGTGCTTCATGGCGTCCACCGCCTTGACCACGGCCTGGCCGCTCTCTTTGGCCTCGCTGGCCGACTGCAGGGCTATTTTCTCGGTCTGAAGGGCGTTGTCCGCGTTCTGGCGAATGTTGCTGGTCATCTCCTCCATGCTTGAGGACACCTCCTCGATGGAAGCGGCCTGCTCCGTGGCCCCCTGGGACAATTGCTCGGCCGAGGCACTCATCTCCTCGCTTCCCGAGGCCACGTTCTCCCCGGCCGACTGGATCTCGGCCACCACCTCCCGGAGTTTGACGACCATCTCGTTCAGGGCCCTGGCCAAGGCCCCGATCTCGTCCTTCTGGTCCACGTCCAGTTCCCGGGTGAAGTCGCCCTCGGACATGCCCTGAGCAAAGGCCACACCCTTGAAGACCGGCCCGGTGATGGCCCGGGTCAGGACGATGCCCAGAACAATGGCCAAGATGACCCCGATGCCCATGCCCGCCAGGGCGACAATCTTCCCCCTGGTGGCCTCGGCCCCGGCCGCAGCCACCTCGTGGGCTGATATCTGGCTGTTGATGGCTGCCAAATCGTGCAACTGCTGAAAAACTTTAACCATCTCCTCCCGGGCCGGGCCAAGAAGCAGATCGCTCATATCCTGAAAAATGGTCCTGGCCGCGTCGGCCTCAGCCAAAAGTACCTCGAACCCCTTGAACACGTCCTCGGCTGCCGGCATCATGGTTTTCGAGAACAGGTTCAGGGCCTTGTCCCGATCCCCCTGCTGGACGGCATTGCGTATATCCTTCACCGCCGTATGAAACCGGTCGTGCGGAGCCCGTATCTCCTGCAGAGCCTGATTGATCTTCGAATTTTTGGTCTTGAACCCGGCCATCCACCGGCCGAACCCGCAGGCCGTGGAATCGGCCCCACCCTCGAAGACCGTGCCCTGCATGACCATCAGAGCCACCTTGGCCTCCAGAAGGTAGTGATCCCTCTGGAACCCATTGATCCGGGCCACAAGCTGATCCGGATTCAGAACGTCGATGGTCTGAAGCCGTCGGGACAGCTCGATGCCCCGGTTGTTCAGTTCTGCGGCTTTGGCCACCGTAGGCATGTATTCCTTCCAAATCCGGGCCTCCTCATCGGTCTGGGGCAGGGGCTCGTACACGGCCAGGGCCTCGGCGTAGACCTTCCGGGCCGTCTGCACGTTGTCGTACTGACGGCTGCGCTGTTCGTCGCTCAAATAGGGGCTGAGCAGACTACGCATGGCTGTCTGGACCTTGCTCATGCTCCCTTCCATCTCCAAAAGGCTCTCCACGCTGGGCAGTCTGACCAGGCCGATCTCGTTGATCTTTCCCCCCAGGCCGGAGATAACGAACAGGCCCACCAGGCCGATGATCAAGGCGATGCCCGCCGTGACCATGAATCCGCCGATGAGTTTGACGGCAAGACTGATATTCTTCATGGATGCCCTCTCGTGTTTGAGTCTTGTGTGGCTTGTTCCTGAATCAAGGTGAAGGATTCAGTACACGGACATGGCCCGAATCGCAAGACCGTCTCGTCATTTAGGCGCATTCCCGTCGGAATCGGGAGGCGAAACGACCGGGCCACCGCATCGGTCATTTCACGACTCGTTTCAGCGCCCGGATCAACTCGTCCATAACCACAGGCTTGGCCAGATACTCGTTCATACCGGCCGCGAGAAAGATCTCGCGATCCCCCTGCATGGCGTAGGCGGTCAGGGCAATGATGGGAATGTCCTTTTTGGTTCCAGGGAATGTCGACGACCGAATGCGCCGGGTCGTTTCCACTCCATCCATCACCGGCATCTGAATGTCCATGAGGATGCAGTCGAAATCATGCTTTGCCAAAAGATCGAGAACCTGCTGACCGTCTTCGGCGATCGTCACTGTATGGCCTGATTTTTCCAAGAGCACTCGAGTCGGCAGAGAATTTGAAATTTCATCCTCAGCCAAGAGTATGCGGAGGCCGCGGCTGTTGGCCGCCTCGGCTGAACCCGCCTGCATACGGCACGTGGCGACGTCGCAAGCATCCGACATTTTGAAACTCAGGAAGACACGCACCGTTGTTCCCAGCCCCGGCTCGCTCTCAACGGTTATCCGTCCTTTCATCAGGTCGACGAGTCGTTGCACGATGGCCAGGCCCAGACCGGCCCCTTGGAACTGTCTCGTATAGCTCCCGTCTACCTGCTTGAACGGTTCAAAAATTTCCTTTTGCCTGTCCTTTGGAATCCCGATGCCGGTGTCCGATACCGAGAACAAGATCCGGGTCTGGCCGTCGATGCTTGAGTCCAACATGGTCATCTGAAGCGTGACCTTCCCCCTGTCCGAGTACTTGACGGCATTGCCCACCAGATTGAACAGGATCTGCCGGATGCGGGACTCGTCGCCATAAAGTTTATCAGGCATGATCGGATCGATCACGCACTCGAGTTCCAAGCCTTTTTCCCTGGCGGCAAAGGTGAACAGTCCGGTGACGGAATCCCGCAACTCGGAGATGTTGAATGCCTTCTCGTCAAGTTCCATCTTACCCGCTTCCACCCGGGAAAGATCGAGGATGTCCGAAAGAAGCCTGGTCAGACGATCGGCCGACTTGATGGCCAGGAGAACGTAGTCGCTCTGCTCGTCGTTCATGTCCGTGGTCTGCAAAAGCTGCATCATACCCATGATGCCGTTGATGGGCGTGCGGATCTCATGGCTCATGTTGGCCAGAAATTCAGACTTTGTTTTGTTGGCAATTTCGGCCTGTTCCTTAGCCTGAATCAATTCATCTTCAGCCTGTATTCTACTTGTAATATCTACCAAGCTTCCAAGAAAATATTTTCCACTTCCATCATTATCCCTGATCAGATTAGCATCAAGTAAAGCATGAATTGTTTTTCCATTTCTATGAATAAATTTTTTTATCATACGGTAATGGTCAATTTCACCTGATGCAAGCTTTCTCTGATTTTCAATATTTTCATTTAACGATTCAATATGTGTTAAATCTTTAAGATGTTTTCCAACAAGTTCATCTTTATTATATCCCAACATATCTCCATACGCCTTATTTGCGCGCATTATTATAAAATCAAGTGATACTTGAGCCAAACCGATTCCGATATTTTCATATATGGATCGGAATCGTGCTTCACTTTCTTGCAGTGCTTCAACCGTATCTTTACGGTTGGTGATATCCTCAAAGGTGGAATAAACCTGAAAGGGCAGCATTTCCCCAGATTGAAACAGGGGCATGGCGATTATGGACAACCAGATGTGAGAGTTCTTGTCCGGATGAAACACCCCCCGGACAACAGGCCCAACAGACTCTCCAGTGCGCAAGGCGATCATGGCCGGATGATCCTCACCAGGAACAAGCGTACCGTCTTCCTTGATCATTCTCCAATGCTGGTCCATGGACGTCTTACTCCGCATCTGGTCAAGAGTCAGGCCAAGGATTCTCTCGGCAGCCGGGTTGGCCGAAATGATGGTGCCATCGGCTGCCTGATAAATGACTCCCTGGGCCATGGTTTCGAACAGACGGCGATGTTTTTCCTCGCTTCTGCGTAGATCCTCATCCTTGCGGCGCAGCATGAGAATATCGGCCACGCTGGAAGCGAGCATCCGTAGGCGTTTGATGTGTCTCTCATCATAACCCGCCGCCCTGTTCGCAGCTGCGGCCACGGCAATGACTTTGTCTCCATATATGACAGGGACTCCGATATAGCGTGTTATGGGCACATGGCCTTGTGGAAGCCCTTTTTTTTCAGGTGCCTCCAAGTAGGCATTGAAGATTACCGATTCTCTTTTCCTGATCGGCTCCGCCCACAACCCTGCCGTCTCAAGGGGAAATCGCAAGGGTTTGTCTGGAACCTTGCATTCTTCCATTGTTTTAGGCGACCAGACATGGGCAACCATCGCTGATTCGTCCGGTTCCACCATGCCGAAAAAAGCCATCGGGCTGTCCGTCAACTCTGAACACGCCTTGCAAAGAAATGATGAAATTGACGGATCGTCTTCGCTGAGCATCTCATGCAACCGGAGAGATAACGATTGGCTCTCACGCGCCCAAAATTTCTCCGTGATATCGATATGCGTACCTTGAAAACCAAGGAGAATGCCGTCCCGGTCATAAAAAGCAACGCTGTTGGTCGTGATGCGAACACGTCTGCCATTGCTGTGGCGGCACCAGTAGTCAAAATTTTTGAGCGGTGCATGATCATGTCGCATTCGATCCATGATCGTCCTGACCCGCTCCCGGTCTTCAGTGTCGATCAAGAATAAAGGATTCCGACCAACAATTTCCTCCGGTTTATGTCCCAGGATTTCATAAAATCTTCCGGATACATGGGTCACGACAAGGTTCGCGTCCATCTCCCAGATGATTCCGGCGTTGGCCTCGGCTATATTCCGGTGCCGTTCCTCGCTGATACGCAACGCTTCTTCGAACTGTTTGCGACGGGTAATATCCAAGGCCCTTGAGACAACGGCCGTGACTACGCCATTATCGTCATGGAAAGGATAATAGCTCATGACCCGGTATCTCATCGAACCGTCCGGGCCGGGGAAACCATCTTCGTACTCGATTTGCCGACCTGAAAAAGCTTCATCCAATCGTGGTTTGACTTTGTCTGCAAAGGCATCCTCGCCGAGCAGATCTTCCACTGATCGACCTTCGATTTCACGACGCGGTTTTTTGAATATCGTGAGATACGCGTCGTTTACGACAATGTATCTGTAGTCTTTGCCCACCAGGGACATTGGTTCGTTGACCTTGGAAATGATCTGTTCATAATTCTGCAAACGTTTTTCCTGGCTGCGCCGGATTCCCTCCAGACGAAGCCGTTGGACACCTTGGGCAATGGTGCCGGCTAAATTCATGAACAGCTCGTGTTCCGCATGATCCTTGGCCAACCTTTTCGGCACTGAAACCGATAGCAAGCCGATAGGATGCCCCTCAATCTCCAATCGAATGGTAAAACCAGCCCTACCGGAATACTGGTTGGCCAAAGGGCAATCGATACATTCCGAGTAAGGATCGTGAACAATTTTAAGCAAGGATGAATCAAACGCCTTTGAAGAGCAGGACGTCATCTCCCCTTGTCGAAACCGTTCAAGAAGTGTCTGGAATGATTCTCCAATCCCAGTCTGAGCCCAGTCTGTAATCCTGCAATTTTCATCCAAAAGGATGATCCAGGCGTTGTGGTAGCCCCTGGTCGAAGTCAAGGCATGGCAGATATTTTCGAGCAATCGGCCTCGGTCCCCGGCATTGAAAATGATCTCATTGACCCTGACAAAAGATTTCAGCACCGCATTCAAGTGCAGAATGCGTTCTTCAGTTTTCTTTCGATCAGTAACGTCCAGCACAGCGCCGATAAGGCCGCTGACATTTCCCTGATCATCCGTGTGAGAAGCTTTGTGAAAAATAACATCGTGCACATTGCCGCAGGCATTTTTGACCTGTGATTCGTATACCTGGATACCCGTGTTTTCAAACAAATCTATATCCTTGGAGTGATAGACGGCAGCGAGATCAGGAGGGCTGATATCAAAAACAGTTTTTCCGACAAGCTCTTCTTGCGTTTTCCCGAAAAAATTTTCAAAAGCCTTGTTGAATCCTTGATATCGACCTTCCCTGTCCTTGAAAAAAACCGGTATGGGCACGGTTTGCAGGAGCGAATGAAAAAATAATTCATTTTTCCGAGCTTGTTCATCAGCCTGCTTCCGATTGGTAATATCCGTGATTACACCCTGGTATTGGACCACGTTCCCCTGATCGTCAAAAACAGCCTGGGCGCTTCGGGAAACCCAGATGATGGCTCCATCCTTGCGCGTAAACCGGCACTCATGGTCAACCACCTTGCCGTGCTCTTGCATCAGTCGTATGAATTCCTGACGTTCCTGAGGATTGACATAGACCTGAGCGGCGATATCCGTGACGGTCTCCAGCAACTTCTCAGGCGAGCTGTATCCCAGCATATCCGCAAGTGCCGTGTTGGCGAAAAGGAATCGGCCGTCGGGATTGGAAATGAAAAACCCGAAAGGCGAATTCTTGAAAAAATCGGAACTAAATGTGGCCATGGGGTGAGGCATGTTCGCTCCAGGCATGGACATGGCAGGATGGTGAAATCTGAATGCAGAGGGTTTCAATTTTCAGTCGGCTCCCAAAACCCTGGGCGCCGATTGTCGCAGCGGTTCCGATTCAGACATCGACCGCAAGAAAAAAACAAAAAGATGAAGATATACACTCATCATTTCAAGGCCCCTCTTATTCCCTGAAAATATCGTTTCAGTCAATCATGATCGCCAACCATGATCTCTTTGCTCCCTTCCCCAACATTGACGAAAGACCCCCGGCCATCTAGGAAGATGTCCCGAAAACCAACCCTTGAACCCCACCCCCCATCACCCTACCCGCCGTTGCCAAACCCGCACGGAAAAAAAGGAGAACCACATGGCCGAACCGAGTTCCACCGCGTACGCTTTCCGATTCAAAGACTCCCTGCTCGGGGCCCAAATGCTCTTTGTCGCCTTTGGGGCCCTGGTCCTGGTTCCGCTCCTGACCGGGCTGGACTCCAACGTGGCCCTGTTCACCGCCGGGGCCGGCACCCTGGTCTTCCAAATCTGCACCCGGGGCAAGGTCCCGGTCTTTTTGGCCTCGTCGTTTGCCTTCATCGCCCCCATCATCTACGGGGTCCAGACCTGGGGCATCCCGGCCACCATGTGCGGCCTGACCGCGGCCGGAGTCCTCTACGTGATCCTCAGCCTCATCATCCGAGTCTTCGGGTCCGGCATCATCCTCAAGGTCCTGCCCCCGGTGGTCACCGGCCCGGTCATCATGGTCATCGGCCTCATCCTGGCCCCGGTGGCCGTGCACATGGCCCTCGGCCGCACCGGCGACGGCTCGGCCTGGCTGGTGCCGGAAAAGACGGCCATGATCGTGGCCGGGGTCTCCCTCGTCACCACCATTCTCGTTTCCCTCCTGGGCAAGGGCTGGCTCCGGCTCATCCCCATCCTCTGCGGTATCGCGGCCGGCTACGCCACCTCCCTCGTCCTCGACTTGACCGGGGTGACCGCTTCCTTCCAGGCCACCTTCGACCCCGGCCAGCTCCCGAACTGGACCAAATCGGCCCTCGTCTCCATGCAGCCCGTCGTTGACAGGCCCTGGTTCGCAGTTCCCAATTTCGTCTTTCCCGAATGGAAATGGGAGGCCATCCTCTTCATCGTCCCCGTGGCCATTGCCCCGGCCATCGAGCACTTCGGGGACATCCTGGCCATCGGCGGCATCTCCGGCAAGGACTACGTCAAGGATCCCGGCGTCCAGAACACCATGCTCGGCGACGGCCTGGCCACCTCCCTGGCCTCCTTCCTGGGCGGCCCGCCCAACACCACCTATTCCGAGGTCTCCGGGGCCGTGGCTTTGACCAAGGTCTTCAACCCGGCCATCATGACCTGGGCCGCCATCGCCGCCATCCTCCTGGCCTTTGTCGGCAAGCTCGGCGGACTGTTGGCCACCATACCGGTCCCGGTCATGGGCGGCATCATGATCCTGCTCTTCGGGGCCATCATGGTCGTCGGCATCAACACCCTGGTCAAGGCCGGCACGGACCTGATGGAACCCCGCAACTTGGCCATCGCCGCTATAGTCATCATCTTCGGCGTCGGCGGCATGAGCCTTGGCGGGCCCGGCTTCAAGCTCGAAGGCATCGGCCTTTCGGGCATCGCCGGCGTTGTCCTGAACCTGATCCTGCCCCATCGGGCCAAGAACTGAACTCTCGAGACACCGTGGCCGGGTCCGAACCCGGCCGCGGCGCTTTTAGCTCCACATGACCGCCGCCCCATCCATCCAGCCCCGCCGCGAAGACCGCATCGCCATCGAGTCCGTCAACCTGCCCTTTCTGGGCACCCGCATCGATGACATGTCGCTCTTTCAGTACCTGTTACTGGACATCAGTATGCACGGGGCCAAGATCATCCTCCCCTCCTGGGTCATCAAACGCCAGATGCTCCACATAAACGACCTGATCGACTTTCACCTCCCCTTCCTCTTCCAGGGAGAGACCTTCAACAAGGGCGGCGTGGCCTGGAGCAAATGGGACGAAGACCTGGGAGGCCTGACCTGCGGAGTGCGCATCGACGTCCGGGCCCCTCTCTACTACCCGGTCTTCGTCTCCTTCGAGGGCAAATCCATCGACATGGACCTGACCGAGTTTCAAAACTCCGAGGACCTTCTGATCAGGATTCTCAAGGACACCATCCTTCTCAAGAAGGGCATCCTCATCTACCTCAAGCACATCAGACCAATTTTGCCCCGCATCACCGGCTTTGACCGGGCCACCCTGGACGAACTGGAGAATTTCCTGTTTCATGACGTCCGGACCAATGCGGAGGCCAACATGGCCAGCCTCGAGAAATATCTGGGGCGCATCGGCCGGGACGCCTGCACCCGGTCCCGTATCCAGCAGGTCTTTGATCTCGAGGAACTCCGGATGGTCATGGAGCCCGAACTGGAGGCCTCGGTCTGGGGCGCGGCCTTTGAGCAGGAGGTCATGCGCCAGTACATCGAGGCCATCGTCACTCTGGAGAAGAAGGTCTTCTACAACTACAACACCCTGGTCATGATCTACGCCCATGCCTTGACCAGATCCGGCCCGGTCTGCACCCTGGACGAAATGGAGGCTCACCATGAAACTGGAACGTGAAGACCGAAACGGCCTGACCGTCATCACACTCGCGACCGACAAGCTCGTTCTGGCCAATGCGGATGAATTCAAGTCCCAGATGGTCGACATCATCCGCCAGGGGGGCCATCGGCTTGTGCTGGACTGCTCCGGGGTCGAGACCATCGATTCCCGGGGCCTTGGCGTGCTCATCAGCGTCATGAAGAGCCTTGGCCCGGACGGGGCCATGGCCCTGTGCGGCCTGACGGACCACGTCCGCAAGGTCTTTGGCCTGACCAAGCTGGACCAAGTCTTTTCCGTCTACGAAGACCGGGAATCAGCCATGGAGGCCCTGTCCCGGGCATGAGGCTCACCCCGGCCCTCCGTCAGCAGGGGCAATACCTCTTCCTGCTCCTGGTCTGCGCCGTTGCAGCCCATCTGGCCTATCAAACCCTGCACGCCGACCGGGTTCTCTTTCGCGAGGCCGAGGCCAGCCTCGTTGCCGGTCATGATCAACAGGCCCGGCGTCTCTTTCGCCAGGCCCTCGACCACGGCCTGGACTGGCCCCCGGCCCTGATCCGGACCGTGGAGGCCGCCCTTGAGACTGGCGACCAAATCACGGCCGCCCAGGCCCTGG is part of the Deltaproteobacteria bacterium genome and harbors:
- a CDS encoding PAS domain S-box protein — encoded protein: MKPSAFRFHHPAMSMPGANMPHPMATFSSDFFKNSPFGFFISNPDGRFLFANTALADMLGYSSPEKLLETVTDIAAQVYVNPQERQEFIRLMQEHGKVVDHECRFTRKDGAIIWVSRSAQAVFDDQGNVVQYQGVITDITNRKQADEQARKNELFFHSLLQTVPIPVFFKDREGRYQGFNKAFENFFGKTQEELVGKTVFDISPPDLAAVYHSKDIDLFENTGIQVYESQVKNACGNVHDVIFHKASHTDDQGNVSGLIGAVLDVTDRKKTEERILHLNAVLKSFVRVNEIIFNAGDRGRLLENICHALTSTRGYHNAWIILLDENCRITDWAQTGIGESFQTLLERFRQGEMTSCSSKAFDSSLLKIVHDPYSECIDCPLANQYSGRAGFTIRLEIEGHPIGLLSVSVPKRLAKDHAEHELFMNLAGTIAQGVQRLRLEGIRRSQEKRLQNYEQIISKVNEPMSLVGKDYRYIVVNDAYLTIFKKPRREIEGRSVEDLLGEDAFADKVKPRLDEAFSGRQIEYEDGFPGPDGSMRYRVMSYYPFHDDNGVVTAVVSRALDITRRKQFEEALRISEERHRNIAEANAGIIWEMDANLVVTHVSGRFYEILGHKPEEIVGRNPLFLIDTEDRERVRTIMDRMRHDHAPLKNFDYWCRHSNGRRVRITTNSVAFYDRDGILLGFQGTHIDITEKFWARESQSLSLRLHEMLSEDDPSISSFLCKACSELTDSPMAFFGMVEPDESAMVAHVWSPKTMEECKVPDKPLRFPLETAGLWAEPIRKRESVIFNAYLEAPEKKGLPQGHVPITRYIGVPVIYGDKVIAVAAAANRAAGYDERHIKRLRMLASSVADILMLRRKDEDLRRSEEKHRRLFETMAQGVIYQAADGTIISANPAAERILGLTLDQMRSKTSMDQHWRMIKEDGTLVPGEDHPAMIALRTGESVGPVVRGVFHPDKNSHIWLSIIAMPLFQSGEMLPFQVYSTFEDITNRKDTVEALQESEARFRSIYENIGIGLAQVSLDFIIMRANKAYGDMLGYNKDELVGKHLKDLTHIESLNENIENQRKLASGEIDHYRMIKKFIHRNGKTIHALLDANLIRDNDGSGKYFLGSLVDITSRIQAEDELIQAKEQAEIANKTKSEFLANMSHEIRTPINGIMGMMQLLQTTDMNDEQSDYVLLAIKSADRLTRLLSDILDLSRVEAGKMELDEKAFNISELRDSVTGLFTFAAREKGLELECVIDPIMPDKLYGDESRIRQILFNLVGNAVKYSDRGKVTLQMTMLDSSIDGQTRILFSVSDTGIGIPKDRQKEIFEPFKQVDGSYTRQFQGAGLGLAIVQRLVDLMKGRITVESEPGLGTTVRVFLSFKMSDACDVATCRMQAGSAEAANSRGLRILLAEDEISNSLPTRVLLEKSGHTVTIAEDGQQVLDLLAKHDFDCILMDIQMPVMDGVETTRRIRSSTFPGTKKDIPIIALTAYAMQGDREIFLAAGMNEYLAKPVVMDELIRALKRVVK
- a CDS encoding uracil-xanthine permease, whose translation is MAEPSSTAYAFRFKDSLLGAQMLFVAFGALVLVPLLTGLDSNVALFTAGAGTLVFQICTRGKVPVFLASSFAFIAPIIYGVQTWGIPATMCGLTAAGVLYVILSLIIRVFGSGIILKVLPPVVTGPVIMVIGLILAPVAVHMALGRTGDGSAWLVPEKTAMIVAGVSLVTTILVSLLGKGWLRLIPILCGIAAGYATSLVLDLTGVTASFQATFDPGQLPNWTKSALVSMQPVVDRPWFAVPNFVFPEWKWEAILFIVPVAIAPAIEHFGDILAIGGISGKDYVKDPGVQNTMLGDGLATSLASFLGGPPNTTYSEVSGAVALTKVFNPAIMTWAAIAAILLAFVGKLGGLLATIPVPVMGGIMILLFGAIMVVGINTLVKAGTDLMEPRNLAIAAIVIIFGVGGMSLGGPGFKLEGIGLSGIAGVVLNLILPHRAKN
- a CDS encoding PilZ domain-containing protein; translation: MTAAPSIQPRREDRIAIESVNLPFLGTRIDDMSLFQYLLLDISMHGAKIILPSWVIKRQMLHINDLIDFHLPFLFQGETFNKGGVAWSKWDEDLGGLTCGVRIDVRAPLYYPVFVSFEGKSIDMDLTEFQNSEDLLIRILKDTILLKKGILIYLKHIRPILPRITGFDRATLDELENFLFHDVRTNAEANMASLEKYLGRIGRDACTRSRIQQVFDLEELRMVMEPELEASVWGAAFEQEVMRQYIEAIVTLEKKVFYNYNTLVMIYAHALTRSGPVCTLDEMEAHHETGT
- a CDS encoding anti-sigma factor antagonist; protein product: MKLEREDRNGLTVITLATDKLVLANADEFKSQMVDIIRQGGHRLVLDCSGVETIDSRGLGVLISVMKSLGPDGAMALCGLTDHVRKVFGLTKLDQVFSVYEDRESAMEALSRA